The following coding sequences are from one Gossypium hirsutum isolate 1008001.06 chromosome A12, Gossypium_hirsutum_v2.1, whole genome shotgun sequence window:
- the LOC107938048 gene encoding universal stress protein PHOS32 isoform X2, with product MGKAIADSPNSSPLMNPSVLPPPPLPSLPIQPTFPAAAHRRLAIAIDLSDESAYAVRWAVQNYLRAGDAVVLLHVRPTSVLYGADWGSITPNSKNKCENDSNNGSQQEIDKELSILTTRKANTLAQPLVDAKIPFKIHVVKDRDMKERLCLEVERLGLSAVIMGSRGFGGTRGRLGLGLGSVSYYCVNHCICPVVVVRYPDEDESGIGRAERVTKKKIVDEDIQLLLPVPEEEVEYQDAEEEEHNDA from the exons ATGGGCAAGGCAATAGCTGATTCGCCAAACTCCTCTCCTCTCATGAATCCCTCCGTTCTTCCGCCTCCACCCTTGCCTTCTCTCCCAATCCAACCTACTTTCCCCGCCGCTGCCCACCGTCGCCTCGCCATAGCCATCGACTTAAGCGACGAGAGCGCTTACGCCGTTAGATGGGCTGTTCAGAACTACCTTCGTGCTGGGGACGCCGTCGTACTCCTCCACGTTCGTCCAACCTCCGTCCTTTATGGAGCTGACTGGGGCTCTATCACCCCTAACTCCAAAAATAAGTGCGAAAACGACTCCAACAACGGGTCGCAGCAGGAAATCGACAAGGAGTTGAGCATTTTGACGACAAGGAAAGCAAACACGCTGGCTCAGCCACTAGTGGATGCAAAGATTCCGTTCAAAATCCACGTAGTGAAAGATCGTGACATGAAAGAGAGGTTGTGTTTGGAAGTGGAGAGGTTAGGGCTGAGTGCAGTGATCATGGGGAGCAGAGGGTTTGGAGGCACAAGGGGAAGGCTAGGCCTAGGATTAGGAAGCGTTAGTTATTATTGCGTCAACCACTGCATTTGTCCAGTAGTAGTGGTCCGCTACCCGGACGAGGATGAGAGCGGAATAGGCAGAGCCGAGAGGGTTACCAAAAAGAAGATCGTTGATGAAGATATTCAGCTCCTGCTGCCAGTACCAGAAGAAGAAGTTGAGTATCAGGATGCAGAGGAGGAGGAGCACAATG ATGCATAA
- the LOC107938059 gene encoding uncharacterized protein — protein MRFLNVRLVRCDLFQTCWLLRILWTDLSRKRWTVVLVVVDLLFVVVAVAFTLRSSVKSVVDIVTLPNVATTGTIVTSSNQVSLWWRIKEGLLLGRMKRYGLVCLGTNGGIVKIGYPMVKIGWGPPKEVAVHQYTRPNVGAVPTRGLYAANMPARLNPFVSPGSRSTNHGLNSAYGRAVGNNIGQYSNHSVGQYLGNDELGNSYGAKTRGPLGDDQSCRRSGPVRPRLSDGPNFSRPNANCVHISDVPWRTKSRARVFYVDSSQYDSY, from the coding sequence ATGCGCTTCTTGAATGTGAGGCTCGTCAGATGCGATCTATTTCAGACGTGCTGGTTGCTGCGAATTTTGTGGACGGATCTCAGTCGCAAGCGGTGGACGGTTGTTCTCGTAGTGGTCGACCTCCTGTTCGTGGTCGTGGCCGTGGCTTTCACACTCAGATCCAGTGTCAAATCTGTGGTCGATATAGTCACATTGCCCAACGTTGCTACTACCGGTACCATCGTGACGAGCAGTAACCAAGTGTCGCTCTGGTGGCGCATCAAGGAGGGTTTACTTTTGGGACGAATGAAGAGGTATGGCCTGGTGTGCTTGGGGACGAATGGGGGCATAGTCAAAATTGGATACCCAATGGTCAAAATTGGATGGGGGCCTCCAAAAGAAGTTGCTGTGCATCAGTATACTCGGCCAAATGTGGGGGCTGTTCCAACACGTGGGCTGTATGCTGCTAATATGCCAGCTAGGCTAAATCCGTTTGTATCACCTGGTAGTCGGTCTACCAATCATGGGCTAAATTCGGCTTATGGGCGTGCAGTTGGAAATAATATTGGGCAGTATTCTAATCACTCTGTGGGCCAGTATTTGGGTAACGATGAATTGGGAAATTCATATGGTGCTAAGACGCGTGGCCCATTAGGTGACGATCAGTCTTGTAGGCGTAGTGGACCTGTCCGGCCTCGTCTTAGTGATGGACCAAATTTTTCTAGACCAAATGCTAATTGTGTTCATATTTCTGATGTTCCATGGCGCACAAAATCACGAGCCCGTGTTTTTTATGTTGACTCGTCCCAGTATGACTCGTATTAA
- the LOC107938060 gene encoding calcium-binding protein KRP1 has translation MAGIGKTAPEFEDLLPVMAEKLGGEGLMRELSNGFKMLMDKDKGVITVESLKRNAAMLGLQDLRHDELVSMVKEGDTDGDGALNEMEFCVLMFRLSPGLMEESQLLLEEILQDDLNSSAFY, from the coding sequence ATGGCAGGGATTGGTAAAACAGCTCCTGAATTCGAGGATTTATTGCCGGTGATGGCGGAGAAGCTGGGCGGAGAAGGGCTGATGAGGGAGCTGAGTAATGGGTTCAAGATGTTAATGGACAAGGACAAAGGGGTGATCACGGTGGAGAGCTTGAAGAGGAATGCCGCAATGCTGGGGTTGCAAGATTTGAGACATGACGAGCTTGTGAGCATGGTGAAAGAGGGTGATACCGACGGTGATGGAGCTCTGAATGAGATGGAATTTTGCGTATTGATGTTCAGATTAAGCCCTGGTTTGATGGAAGAGTCCCAGTTATTGCTGGAGGAAATTCTTCAAGACGACCTCAATTCTTCCGCTTTCTAttag
- the LOC107938058 gene encoding B-box domain protein 30, with translation MLAATTYCESDKASLCWDCDAKVHRANFLMARHVRCLLCHACQSPTPWTTSGSKVGYNVFVCDMCVNGGDRAQNDDHKDEEDADSNDDDAHNQVVPWCSISNTLSPVSTSSGGEREVSKILNRKPCFH, from the coding sequence ATGTTGGCGGCAACAACGTATTGTGAATCGGACAAAGCCAGTTTGTGCTGGGATTGCGACGCTAAAGTTCACAGAGCCAACTTCCTCATGGCGAGACACGTGAGGTGTCTTCTCTGTCACGCCTGCCAGTCTCCCACTCCATGGACAACTTCTGGTTCCAAGGTTGGTTACAACGTCTTCGTTTGCGACATGTGCGTCAATGGCGGTGATCGAGCCCAAAATGACGACCACAAAGACGAAGAAGATGCAGATTCTAATGATGATGATGCCCATAATCAGGTGGTGCCATGGTGCTCAATATCCAATACACTTTCGCCGGTTTCCACTTCTTCTGGTGGTGAGCGAGAGGTGTCTAAAATTCTAAATCGAAAACCTTGTTTCCATTGA
- the LOC107938048 gene encoding universal stress protein PHOS32 isoform X1: MGKAIADSPNSSPLMNPSVLPPPPLPSLPIQPTFPAAAHRRLAIAIDLSDESAYAVRWAVQNYLRAGDAVVLLHVRPTSVLYGADWGSITPNSKNKCENDSNNGSQQEIDKELSILTTRKANTLAQPLVDAKIPFKIHVVKDRDMKERLCLEVERLGLSAVIMGSRGFGGTRGRLGLGLGSVSYYCVNHCICPVVVVRYPDEDESGIGRAERVTKKKIVDEDIQLLLPVPEEEVEYQDAEEEEHNADA; this comes from the exons ATGGGCAAGGCAATAGCTGATTCGCCAAACTCCTCTCCTCTCATGAATCCCTCCGTTCTTCCGCCTCCACCCTTGCCTTCTCTCCCAATCCAACCTACTTTCCCCGCCGCTGCCCACCGTCGCCTCGCCATAGCCATCGACTTAAGCGACGAGAGCGCTTACGCCGTTAGATGGGCTGTTCAGAACTACCTTCGTGCTGGGGACGCCGTCGTACTCCTCCACGTTCGTCCAACCTCCGTCCTTTATGGAGCTGACTGGGGCTCTATCACCCCTAACTCCAAAAATAAGTGCGAAAACGACTCCAACAACGGGTCGCAGCAGGAAATCGACAAGGAGTTGAGCATTTTGACGACAAGGAAAGCAAACACGCTGGCTCAGCCACTAGTGGATGCAAAGATTCCGTTCAAAATCCACGTAGTGAAAGATCGTGACATGAAAGAGAGGTTGTGTTTGGAAGTGGAGAGGTTAGGGCTGAGTGCAGTGATCATGGGGAGCAGAGGGTTTGGAGGCACAAGGGGAAGGCTAGGCCTAGGATTAGGAAGCGTTAGTTATTATTGCGTCAACCACTGCATTTGTCCAGTAGTAGTGGTCCGCTACCCGGACGAGGATGAGAGCGGAATAGGCAGAGCCGAGAGGGTTACCAAAAAGAAGATCGTTGATGAAGATATTCAGCTCCTGCTGCCAGTACCAGAAGAAGAAGTTGAGTATCAGGATGCAGAGGAGGAGGAGCACAATG CAGATGCATAA